A region of Selenomonadales bacterium 4137-cl DNA encodes the following proteins:
- the hisH gene encoding imidazole glycerol phosphate synthase subunit HisH, whose amino-acid sequence MIAVIDYSVGNPGSILNMLRKIGAKAELSADEKVLSRANKLILPGVGAFDTGMANLRVKNLIPLLDELVMKKEIPILGICLGMQLLGKGSEEGIAEGLGWLNFTSVRFKFVESDKKLKVPHMGWNNIFVRRSSLLLKELSVDSRYYFVHSYYAHPNEPQIILAETSYGINFASVLQKNNIFGVQFHPEKSHRFGLQLLRNFAECC is encoded by the coding sequence ATGATTGCCGTAATTGATTATTCGGTTGGCAACCCTGGGTCAATTTTGAATATGCTAAGGAAAATCGGCGCGAAGGCGGAGCTGTCAGCAGATGAAAAGGTATTGTCCCGGGCGAACAAGCTTATCTTGCCGGGCGTAGGAGCTTTTGATACAGGCATGGCGAATTTGCGGGTGAAAAACCTCATTCCGCTTCTTGATGAACTAGTCATGAAAAAGGAAATTCCCATACTTGGCATTTGCCTTGGGATGCAGCTCCTAGGAAAAGGTAGTGAAGAAGGGATTGCCGAGGGGCTGGGGTGGCTCAATTTTACATCCGTTCGTTTTAAATTCGTCGAATCCGACAAAAAGCTAAAAGTCCCACACATGGGGTGGAATAACATCTTCGTTCGACGTAGTAGTTTGCTATTAAAAGAGCTCTCTGTTGATTCTAGATATTATTTCGTCCATTCCTATTATGCCCATCCTAACGAGCCACAGATTATTTTAGCCGAAACATCATACGGTATCAATTTCGCATCGGTATTGCAAAAGAACAATATTTTCGGGGTACAGTTCCATCCAGAAAAAAGCCATCGTTTTGGGCTTCAATTGCTAAGAAACTTTGCGGAGTGTTGCTGA
- a CDS encoding AglZ/HisF2 family acetamidino modification protein: MFRPRVIPCLLLMNSGLVKTIKFQNPQYVGDPINAVKIFNEKSVDELILLDITASMENRKPALNQLSRICSEAFMPLCYGGGVSTLEDISSILSVGFEKVSINNKAIYTPEFISAASSTFGSQSIVVSIDVKKDFWGRYSVAGQRGTKALKLNPVLWAQEVERRGAGELFVNSVDRDGTGIGYDYSLIKMIAEAVDIPVIACGGAGKVNDFTRAIKESGASAVSAGSMFVFHGKHRAVLITFPSEEELKQAFL; the protein is encoded by the coding sequence ATGTTCCGACCTAGAGTAATTCCCTGTCTGTTGCTCATGAATTCGGGGCTGGTAAAAACGATCAAGTTTCAAAACCCCCAGTATGTTGGCGATCCTATCAACGCTGTGAAAATTTTTAACGAAAAATCGGTGGACGAGCTAATACTGCTAGATATCACGGCATCAATGGAAAACCGTAAACCAGCTCTTAATCAATTGTCAAGAATCTGTAGCGAAGCATTTATGCCCCTATGCTACGGTGGAGGAGTTTCCACATTGGAAGACATTAGTTCCATCCTCAGCGTAGGTTTTGAAAAAGTGTCCATCAACAACAAGGCCATATACACTCCGGAATTCATTTCAGCTGCCAGCAGTACCTTCGGCAGCCAAAGTATCGTCGTCTCTATTGACGTTAAGAAGGATTTTTGGGGCAGGTATTCTGTTGCGGGGCAACGGGGGACAAAGGCGCTGAAACTAAATCCGGTATTGTGGGCGCAAGAAGTTGAAAGGCGTGGTGCCGGCGAATTATTCGTCAACTCAGTGGATCGAGACGGCACGGGTATTGGATACGACTATAGCCTAATCAAAATGATTGCCGAAGCTGTTGACATCCCAGTTATAGCATGTGGTGGCGCTGGTAAAGTAAATGATTTCACTAGAGCCATCAAAGAAAGTGGCGCTTCGGCCGTTTCCGCAGGTAGCATGTTTGTCTTTCATGGAAAGCATCGGGCGGTATTAATCACATTCCCTTCAGAAGAGGAACTTAAACAGGCCTTTTTATAG